The Lacerta agilis isolate rLacAgi1 chromosome 5, rLacAgi1.pri, whole genome shotgun sequence genome has a segment encoding these proteins:
- the PTPN20 gene encoding tyrosine-protein phosphatase non-receptor type 20 isoform X5, translating into MLSAALLSKERMNPGNRRLFQAGASLVSDEELAEMSQIKILQRRSGSNCNTENLIQKLQKQIEEEEILKEYVSLEHMKPTDDCQIAAAAENREKNRYRDILPYDKTRVPLGEVEGYINASYIRVPVGKEEFFYISTQGPLPSTVNDFWQMVWENQSNVIAMITRETERGTSKCHRYWPEPPQDTLLDLSQFQLRMSNYQILDCFIIRVIEVTKKQTLEMRSVHHLQFTSWPDHGTPTSSKDLVKFVRYMRKIHQSGPIIAHCSAGIGRSGVLLCVDILLSYIEKDMPFDIKQIVTNLRQQRCGMIQTKEQYMFCYELALEVLKNIQSTNSYAAQ; encoded by the exons ATGCTAAGTGCAGCCCTCCTCTCAAAAGAAAGGATGAACCCGGGAAATCGGAGGTTATTTCAGGC AGGGGCGTCACTTGTCAGTGATGAAGAGTTGGCTGAAATGTCACAGATCAAGATATTGCAACGGAGAAGCGGTTCAAACTGTAACACTGAAAATCTAATCCAGAAGCTTCAAAAGCAGATCGAAGAGGAAGAGATTCTGAAGGAATATGTG AGCTTAGAGCACATGAAGCCAACCGATGACTGCCAgattgctgcagcagcagaaaaccgGGAAAAGAACAGATACCGAGATATCCTCCCAT acGACAAAACGCGGGTTCCCCTCGGAGAGGTCGAAGGCTACATCAATGCCAGCTACATCCGCGTGCCAGTGGGCAAGGAAGAGTTTTTCTACATCTCCACCCAGGGGCCTCTGCCTTCCACCGTGAACGACTTCTGGCAAATGGTCTGGGAAAACCAATCCAATGTCATTGCCATGATAACAAGAGAAACGGAGCGAGGAACATCCAAATGCCACCGCTACTGGCCTGAACCCCCGCAGGACACTCTACTGGATTTGAGTCAGTTCCAACTGCGAATGAGTAACTACCAGATCCTAGATTGCTTCATCATTAGAGTGATAGAAGTTACAAAGAAACAG ACCCTTGAGATGCGCTCCGTACATCACCTCCAGTTTACATCCTGGCCAGACCACGGCACTCCCACGTCATCAAAAGATCTTGTCAAATTTGTCCGATACATGAGAAAAATCCACCAGTCAGGCCCCATCATCGCTCACTGCAGTGCCGGGATTGGAAGGAGCGGAGTGCTGCTTTGTGTGGATATTCTGTTGAGCTACATCGAAAAAGATATGCCT TTTGACATCAAGCAGATAGTAACGAATTTGCGGCAACAGCGCTGTGGCATGATTCAAACCAAG GAGCAGTATATGTTTTGCTACGAACTAGCTCTTGAAGTTTTGAAGAACATCCAGAGCACGAATTCCTATGCAGCGCAGTAA
- the PTPN20 gene encoding tyrosine-protein phosphatase non-receptor type 20 isoform X1: MLRPWNLFHKKKNKKGSRATDAKCSPPLKRKDEPGKSEVISGTSEFITTHKIQHSLQKDKLETQKMETTESEGYASEDEGVAKRLSTLPRGASLVSDEELAEMSQIKILQRRSGSNCNTENLIQKLQKQIEEEEILKEYVSLEHMKPTDDCQIAAAAENREKNRYRDILPYDKTRVPLGEVEGYINASYIRVPVGKEEFFYISTQGPLPSTVNDFWQMVWENQSNVIAMITRETERGTSKCHRYWPEPPQDTLLDLSQFQLRMSNYQILDCFIIRVIEVTKKQTLEMRSVHHLQFTSWPDHGTPTSSKDLVKFVRYMRKIHQSGPIIAHCSAGIGRSGVLLCVDILLSYIEKDMPFDIKQIVTNLRQQRCGMIQTKEQYMFCYELALEVLKNIQSTNSYAAQ; the protein is encoded by the exons ATGCTGCGGCCATGGAACCTTttccacaaaaagaaaaacaaaaagggaagcAGG GCTACAGATGCTAAGTGCAGCCCTCCTCTCAAAAGAAAGGATGAACCCGGGAAATCGGAGGTTATTTCAGGCACATCTGAATTCATCACCACACATAAAATACAGCACAG CCTGCAGAAAGACAAGCTTGAAACACAGAAAATGGAAACAACAGAATCAGAGGGATATGCGAGTGAAGATGAAGGCGTAGCCAAGAGACTGTCTACCCTGCCCAGAG GGGCGTCACTTGTCAGTGATGAAGAGTTGGCTGAAATGTCACAGATCAAGATATTGCAACGGAGAAGCGGTTCAAACTGTAACACTGAAAATCTAATCCAGAAGCTTCAAAAGCAGATCGAAGAGGAAGAGATTCTGAAGGAATATGTG AGCTTAGAGCACATGAAGCCAACCGATGACTGCCAgattgctgcagcagcagaaaaccgGGAAAAGAACAGATACCGAGATATCCTCCCAT acGACAAAACGCGGGTTCCCCTCGGAGAGGTCGAAGGCTACATCAATGCCAGCTACATCCGCGTGCCAGTGGGCAAGGAAGAGTTTTTCTACATCTCCACCCAGGGGCCTCTGCCTTCCACCGTGAACGACTTCTGGCAAATGGTCTGGGAAAACCAATCCAATGTCATTGCCATGATAACAAGAGAAACGGAGCGAGGAACATCCAAATGCCACCGCTACTGGCCTGAACCCCCGCAGGACACTCTACTGGATTTGAGTCAGTTCCAACTGCGAATGAGTAACTACCAGATCCTAGATTGCTTCATCATTAGAGTGATAGAAGTTACAAAGAAACAG ACCCTTGAGATGCGCTCCGTACATCACCTCCAGTTTACATCCTGGCCAGACCACGGCACTCCCACGTCATCAAAAGATCTTGTCAAATTTGTCCGATACATGAGAAAAATCCACCAGTCAGGCCCCATCATCGCTCACTGCAGTGCCGGGATTGGAAGGAGCGGAGTGCTGCTTTGTGTGGATATTCTGTTGAGCTACATCGAAAAAGATATGCCT TTTGACATCAAGCAGATAGTAACGAATTTGCGGCAACAGCGCTGTGGCATGATTCAAACCAAG GAGCAGTATATGTTTTGCTACGAACTAGCTCTTGAAGTTTTGAAGAACATCCAGAGCACGAATTCCTATGCAGCGCAGTAA
- the PTPN20 gene encoding tyrosine-protein phosphatase non-receptor type 20 isoform X3 yields MSLQKDKLETQKMETTESEGYASEDEGVAKRLSTLPRGASLVSDEELAEMSQIKILQRRSGSNCNTENLIQKLQKQIEEEEILKEYVSLEHMKPTDDCQIAAAAENREKNRYRDILPYDKTRVPLGEVEGYINASYIRVPVGKEEFFYISTQGPLPSTVNDFWQMVWENQSNVIAMITRETERGTSKCHRYWPEPPQDTLLDLSQFQLRMSNYQILDCFIIRVIEVTKKQTLEMRSVHHLQFTSWPDHGTPTSSKDLVKFVRYMRKIHQSGPIIAHCSAGIGRSGVLLCVDILLSYIEKDMPFDIKQIVTNLRQQRCGMIQTKEQYMFCYELALEVLKNIQSTNSYAAQ; encoded by the exons ATGAG CCTGCAGAAAGACAAGCTTGAAACACAGAAAATGGAAACAACAGAATCAGAGGGATATGCGAGTGAAGATGAAGGCGTAGCCAAGAGACTGTCTACCCTGCCCAGAG GGGCGTCACTTGTCAGTGATGAAGAGTTGGCTGAAATGTCACAGATCAAGATATTGCAACGGAGAAGCGGTTCAAACTGTAACACTGAAAATCTAATCCAGAAGCTTCAAAAGCAGATCGAAGAGGAAGAGATTCTGAAGGAATATGTG AGCTTAGAGCACATGAAGCCAACCGATGACTGCCAgattgctgcagcagcagaaaaccgGGAAAAGAACAGATACCGAGATATCCTCCCAT acGACAAAACGCGGGTTCCCCTCGGAGAGGTCGAAGGCTACATCAATGCCAGCTACATCCGCGTGCCAGTGGGCAAGGAAGAGTTTTTCTACATCTCCACCCAGGGGCCTCTGCCTTCCACCGTGAACGACTTCTGGCAAATGGTCTGGGAAAACCAATCCAATGTCATTGCCATGATAACAAGAGAAACGGAGCGAGGAACATCCAAATGCCACCGCTACTGGCCTGAACCCCCGCAGGACACTCTACTGGATTTGAGTCAGTTCCAACTGCGAATGAGTAACTACCAGATCCTAGATTGCTTCATCATTAGAGTGATAGAAGTTACAAAGAAACAG ACCCTTGAGATGCGCTCCGTACATCACCTCCAGTTTACATCCTGGCCAGACCACGGCACTCCCACGTCATCAAAAGATCTTGTCAAATTTGTCCGATACATGAGAAAAATCCACCAGTCAGGCCCCATCATCGCTCACTGCAGTGCCGGGATTGGAAGGAGCGGAGTGCTGCTTTGTGTGGATATTCTGTTGAGCTACATCGAAAAAGATATGCCT TTTGACATCAAGCAGATAGTAACGAATTTGCGGCAACAGCGCTGTGGCATGATTCAAACCAAG GAGCAGTATATGTTTTGCTACGAACTAGCTCTTGAAGTTTTGAAGAACATCCAGAGCACGAATTCCTATGCAGCGCAGTAA
- the PTPN20 gene encoding tyrosine-protein phosphatase non-receptor type 20 isoform X2: MLRPWNLFHKKKNKKGSRATDAKCSPPLKRKDEPGKSEVISGSLQKDKLETQKMETTESEGYASEDEGVAKRLSTLPRGASLVSDEELAEMSQIKILQRRSGSNCNTENLIQKLQKQIEEEEILKEYVSLEHMKPTDDCQIAAAAENREKNRYRDILPYDKTRVPLGEVEGYINASYIRVPVGKEEFFYISTQGPLPSTVNDFWQMVWENQSNVIAMITRETERGTSKCHRYWPEPPQDTLLDLSQFQLRMSNYQILDCFIIRVIEVTKKQTLEMRSVHHLQFTSWPDHGTPTSSKDLVKFVRYMRKIHQSGPIIAHCSAGIGRSGVLLCVDILLSYIEKDMPFDIKQIVTNLRQQRCGMIQTKEQYMFCYELALEVLKNIQSTNSYAAQ; the protein is encoded by the exons ATGCTGCGGCCATGGAACCTTttccacaaaaagaaaaacaaaaagggaagcAGG GCTACAGATGCTAAGTGCAGCCCTCCTCTCAAAAGAAAGGATGAACCCGGGAAATCGGAGGTTATTTCAGG CAGCCTGCAGAAAGACAAGCTTGAAACACAGAAAATGGAAACAACAGAATCAGAGGGATATGCGAGTGAAGATGAAGGCGTAGCCAAGAGACTGTCTACCCTGCCCAGAG GGGCGTCACTTGTCAGTGATGAAGAGTTGGCTGAAATGTCACAGATCAAGATATTGCAACGGAGAAGCGGTTCAAACTGTAACACTGAAAATCTAATCCAGAAGCTTCAAAAGCAGATCGAAGAGGAAGAGATTCTGAAGGAATATGTG AGCTTAGAGCACATGAAGCCAACCGATGACTGCCAgattgctgcagcagcagaaaaccgGGAAAAGAACAGATACCGAGATATCCTCCCAT acGACAAAACGCGGGTTCCCCTCGGAGAGGTCGAAGGCTACATCAATGCCAGCTACATCCGCGTGCCAGTGGGCAAGGAAGAGTTTTTCTACATCTCCACCCAGGGGCCTCTGCCTTCCACCGTGAACGACTTCTGGCAAATGGTCTGGGAAAACCAATCCAATGTCATTGCCATGATAACAAGAGAAACGGAGCGAGGAACATCCAAATGCCACCGCTACTGGCCTGAACCCCCGCAGGACACTCTACTGGATTTGAGTCAGTTCCAACTGCGAATGAGTAACTACCAGATCCTAGATTGCTTCATCATTAGAGTGATAGAAGTTACAAAGAAACAG ACCCTTGAGATGCGCTCCGTACATCACCTCCAGTTTACATCCTGGCCAGACCACGGCACTCCCACGTCATCAAAAGATCTTGTCAAATTTGTCCGATACATGAGAAAAATCCACCAGTCAGGCCCCATCATCGCTCACTGCAGTGCCGGGATTGGAAGGAGCGGAGTGCTGCTTTGTGTGGATATTCTGTTGAGCTACATCGAAAAAGATATGCCT TTTGACATCAAGCAGATAGTAACGAATTTGCGGCAACAGCGCTGTGGCATGATTCAAACCAAG GAGCAGTATATGTTTTGCTACGAACTAGCTCTTGAAGTTTTGAAGAACATCCAGAGCACGAATTCCTATGCAGCGCAGTAA
- the PTPN20 gene encoding tyrosine-protein phosphatase non-receptor type 20 isoform X4, whose product METTESEGYASEDEGVAKRLSTLPRGASLVSDEELAEMSQIKILQRRSGSNCNTENLIQKLQKQIEEEEILKEYVSLEHMKPTDDCQIAAAAENREKNRYRDILPYDKTRVPLGEVEGYINASYIRVPVGKEEFFYISTQGPLPSTVNDFWQMVWENQSNVIAMITRETERGTSKCHRYWPEPPQDTLLDLSQFQLRMSNYQILDCFIIRVIEVTKKQTLEMRSVHHLQFTSWPDHGTPTSSKDLVKFVRYMRKIHQSGPIIAHCSAGIGRSGVLLCVDILLSYIEKDMPFDIKQIVTNLRQQRCGMIQTKEQYMFCYELALEVLKNIQSTNSYAAQ is encoded by the exons ATGGAAACAACAGAATCAGAGGGATATGCGAGTGAAGATGAAGGCGTAGCCAAGAGACTGTCTACCCTGCCCAGAG GGGCGTCACTTGTCAGTGATGAAGAGTTGGCTGAAATGTCACAGATCAAGATATTGCAACGGAGAAGCGGTTCAAACTGTAACACTGAAAATCTAATCCAGAAGCTTCAAAAGCAGATCGAAGAGGAAGAGATTCTGAAGGAATATGTG AGCTTAGAGCACATGAAGCCAACCGATGACTGCCAgattgctgcagcagcagaaaaccgGGAAAAGAACAGATACCGAGATATCCTCCCAT acGACAAAACGCGGGTTCCCCTCGGAGAGGTCGAAGGCTACATCAATGCCAGCTACATCCGCGTGCCAGTGGGCAAGGAAGAGTTTTTCTACATCTCCACCCAGGGGCCTCTGCCTTCCACCGTGAACGACTTCTGGCAAATGGTCTGGGAAAACCAATCCAATGTCATTGCCATGATAACAAGAGAAACGGAGCGAGGAACATCCAAATGCCACCGCTACTGGCCTGAACCCCCGCAGGACACTCTACTGGATTTGAGTCAGTTCCAACTGCGAATGAGTAACTACCAGATCCTAGATTGCTTCATCATTAGAGTGATAGAAGTTACAAAGAAACAG ACCCTTGAGATGCGCTCCGTACATCACCTCCAGTTTACATCCTGGCCAGACCACGGCACTCCCACGTCATCAAAAGATCTTGTCAAATTTGTCCGATACATGAGAAAAATCCACCAGTCAGGCCCCATCATCGCTCACTGCAGTGCCGGGATTGGAAGGAGCGGAGTGCTGCTTTGTGTGGATATTCTGTTGAGCTACATCGAAAAAGATATGCCT TTTGACATCAAGCAGATAGTAACGAATTTGCGGCAACAGCGCTGTGGCATGATTCAAACCAAG GAGCAGTATATGTTTTGCTACGAACTAGCTCTTGAAGTTTTGAAGAACATCCAGAGCACGAATTCCTATGCAGCGCAGTAA